A stretch of the Corylus avellana chromosome ca6, CavTom2PMs-1.0 genome encodes the following:
- the LOC132185561 gene encoding UPF0481 protein At3g47200-like, which produces MELLYDLESQISKTIEQKQSEVAKSTFCIYNVPQNLIETNGNEYYPQVVVIGPRHIGYGAVYVLENHKLEFLADLFLRKNLGFNELMESIRPLAKKARECYSNGMIRDDFFPHYNDDLFLKMMVVDGCFLIELFLKAAEKKGKDPLALIPRAVPYVYGDLLLLENQIPFFVLEELFTTIINKPDASETSKMPEESNASLSFLALRLFNKVVRRPDRVIEKFRKRKRATSEDQKPLHLLDLVRSTFIPTHYPDPPKNNEACCLIHSISKLRKRERAPSEDQKPLHLLDLVRSTFIPTHDPEPPKNYNEACRLIHSISKLRRAGIKLKLIKQADSFLDVKFSNGVIQMPNIILDHNMKTFLLNCVAFEYLHNSLSKHFTVYASFLDCLVDTTLDVGHLCESNILDSYFGNYDDVAQFINKMGKDLVFDDDQFYLSDLFKYVSDRYQSPCKVQCASFKNRYFNSPWSFISALAALVLLVLTLLQTFYTIYAYYVKSKP; this is translated from the coding sequence ATGGAGTTGCTATATGACTTGGAATCTCAGATCTCCAAAACCATCGAACAGAAGCAAAGCGAAGTagctaaaagtactttttgcaTCTACAATGTCCCCCAGAATCTGATCGAGACCAACGGCAATGAATACTATCCCCAGGTCGTCGTCATCGGGCCCCGTCACATCGGATATGGTGCAGTTTATGTGCTGGAGAACCACAAGTTGGAGTTCCTCGCcgatttattcttgaggaagaACTTGGGTTTCAATGAGTTAATGGAAAGCATACGCCCACTTGCAAAGAAAGCCAGAGAGTGTTATTCCAACGGGATGATCCGCGACGATTTTTTTCCTCATTATAATGATGATCTGTTCCTGAAGATGATGGTTGTCGATGGTTGTTTCTTAATAGAATTGTTTCTAAAGGCAGCTGAAAAAAAAGGCAAGGACCCTCTGGCCCTCATACCGCGGGCAGTTCCATATGTCTACGGGGACCTTCTTCTGCTTGAGAATCAGATCCCCTTTTTTGTTCTGGAAGAGTTATTTACAACTATCATCAATAAGCCTGATGCTTCTGAAACTTCCAAAATGCCTGAGGAGTCCAATGCTTCCTTGTCCTTTCTCGCTTTGCGACTCTTTAACAAAGTAGTGCGAAGGCCCGACAGAGTCATAGAGAAGTTCCGCAAGAGGAAGAGGGCAACATCCGAAGATCAAAAACCATTGCATTTGCTGGACTTGGTTCGCTCAACTTTTATTCCCACGCACTATCCAGATCCACCAAAGAATAATGAGGCTTGCTGTCTTATTCACAGCATCTCAAAGCTCCGCAAGAGGGAGAGGGCACCATCCGAAGATCAAAAACCATTGCATTTGCTGGACTTGGTTCGCTCAACTTTTATTCCCACGCACGATCCAGAGCCACCAAAGAATTATAATGAGGCTTGCCGTCTTATTCACAGCATCTCAAAGCTCCGCCGTGCGGGGATTAAGCTCAAACTGATCAAACAGGCGGACAGCTTCTTGGACGTGAAATTCAGTAACGGTGTGATCCAGATGCCGAATATAATCTTGGACCACAACATGAAAACTTTTTTGTTGAACTGTGTGGCATTCGAGTACTTGCACAATAGCCTCTCCAAGCACTTCACAGTTTACGCTAGTTTCTTGGACTGCCTCGTAGACACCACCTTGGACGTCGGGCACCTCTGCGAAAGCAACATCCTTGACAGTTACTTTGGGAATTACGACGACGTCGCGCAATTCATCAACAAGATGGGCAAGGACCTGGTGTTTGATGACGATCAGTTTTACCTGTCCGACTTGTTCAAATATGTGAGCGATCGTTATCAGAGTCCCTGCAAAGTGCAGTGTGCGAGCTTCAAGAATAGGTATTTTAACTCGCCCTGGTCATTCATATCCGCATTGGCTGCCTTGGTGCTCTTAGTGCTTACGTTGTTGCAGACCTTCTACACCATCTATGCTTATTATGtcaaatctaaaccctaa